A genomic region of Vitreoscilla filiformis contains the following coding sequences:
- a CDS encoding PIN domain-containing protein translates to MSASDRTWLWDAGALIALVDPAQPQHETAQRYLREALRTKATLYLSVMAAAEFHQRQSVTELPLRHWVVLPFNIDHAMVAGDLMRHARPAPDAMARAVVRDDIKLIAQAVCESIHHVLVESEGALSRHIAQFNQAGRSRVACVQLDQGFDAAWFNGGQKSLSLPDAG, encoded by the coding sequence ATGAGCGCCAGCGACCGCACCTGGCTCTGGGACGCCGGCGCTTTGATCGCCCTGGTCGATCCGGCCCAGCCTCAGCACGAAACCGCCCAGCGTTACCTGCGGGAAGCCCTGCGCACCAAAGCGACGCTGTATCTGTCGGTGATGGCGGCGGCGGAGTTTCACCAGCGCCAGTCGGTGACCGAGTTGCCGCTGCGCCATTGGGTGGTGCTACCGTTCAACATCGATCACGCGATGGTGGCCGGTGATTTGATGCGTCACGCCCGCCCCGCCCCAGACGCCATGGCCCGCGCTGTGGTGCGGGACGACATCAAGCTCATCGCCCAAGCCGTGTGTGAGTCGATTCACCACGTCTTGGTGGAGAGCGAGGGCGCCTTGAGCCGGCACATCGCCCAGTTCAACCAAGCCGGACGCAGCCGGGTGGCCTGCGTTCAACTCGACCAAGGTTTCGATGCCGCTTGGTTCAACGGCGGGCAAAAAAGCCTGTCTCTGCCCGACGCCGGGTGA
- a CDS encoding gamma carbonic anhydrase family protein, producing the protein MALYELDGIAPQVPDSAWIAESAEVIGRVALGEHVSIWPTTVIRGDQPEPVRIGAGSNVQEAVIMHADPGQPLTLGENVTVGHRAVLHGCTVGDGSLIGIGAIVLNGARIGRNCLVGAGALVTEGKVFPDGVLIVGSPAVVKRELSEAQIAGLQRSARHYVTNGVRFQRTLKRCG; encoded by the coding sequence ATGGCGCTTTATGAATTGGATGGCATCGCTCCACAGGTGCCCGACTCGGCGTGGATCGCCGAATCGGCCGAAGTGATTGGCCGGGTGGCGTTGGGTGAGCACGTCAGCATCTGGCCGACCACCGTCATCCGTGGCGATCAGCCGGAACCTGTGCGCATCGGGGCGGGCAGCAACGTGCAAGAGGCCGTGATCATGCACGCCGATCCGGGCCAACCATTGACGCTGGGGGAGAACGTCACCGTCGGCCACCGGGCTGTGCTGCACGGCTGCACGGTGGGGGATGGCTCGCTGATCGGCATTGGTGCCATCGTGCTCAACGGCGCCCGCATTGGCCGGAACTGCTTGGTGGGTGCAGGTGCCCTCGTCACCGAAGGCAAGGTGTTCCCGGACGGGGTGTTGATCGTCGGCAGCCCCGCCGTGGTCAAACGCGAACTCAGCGAAGCGCAAATCGCTGGGCTGCAACGCAGCGCACGCCACTACGTGACCAACGGGGTGCGCTTTCAGCGCACGCTCAAGCGCTGCGGCTGA
- a CDS encoding c-type cytochrome, translating to MNASNGLRRMGGVWVMVLGASAAHAAGNDDAMVKLATTSGCMTCHHIEPGATGPNGLAPIGPAWKDVAAKYKGQKDAAKQLTATVLAGSNPYESHWKGKVSGLAMPPNKVAINEADAGKLVQWILALNDKK from the coding sequence ATGAATGCTTCAAATGGGTTGCGCCGGATGGGTGGCGTGTGGGTCATGGTGTTGGGCGCATCGGCTGCCCACGCCGCTGGTAACGACGATGCCATGGTCAAGCTGGCCACCACCAGCGGTTGCATGACATGCCACCACATCGAACCCGGTGCGACCGGCCCGAACGGCCTGGCGCCCATTGGCCCGGCGTGGAAGGATGTGGCTGCCAAGTACAAGGGCCAGAAGGATGCCGCCAAGCAGTTGACCGCCACCGTGCTGGCGGGCTCGAACCCGTACGAAAGCCACTGGAAGGGCAAGGTCAGCGGGTTGGCCATGCCGCCCAACAAGGTGGCGATCAACGAGGCCGACGCGGGCAAACTGGTGCAATGGATCTTGGCGCTCAACGACAAGAAGTGA
- a CDS encoding penicillin-binding protein 1A: MTERPSPSPRRWIVGLASVLVGLALVLTMVIAVAVARYYPELPELDRVTEYQPRLPLQVFTSDGVEIAQFGSERRQFLPIEQIPPMMQAAVLAVEDARFHEHSGLDVKGIARAVWVNLSGGRRQGASTITQQVARNFFLSSQRTFERKFKEALLAIKIEQQLSKDRILELYMNQIYLGQRAYGFGAAAQVYFGKPLKELSVAEMAMLAGLPQNPAFANPITNLAKATTRQHVVLMRMLETGAIDQAAHDAAKAQTLQLQTRPQVTVHAEYVAEMARKAVYEQFGEEAYTQGIQVYTSLVAAEQQAAWSALRRGILDHERKQAWRGPENQEDLPDDPAAVEAAAAQILKEQRDDEDLRVALVHQAGPREIVAQLATGEMVKITGDGLKPGQTGLSPKAPPALAIRRGAILRLTQHPKTGWQIAQWPQAQGAIVAMTPATGRIRALVGGFDFTRQKFNHVTQAWRQPGSSFKPFLYSAALEHGIMPATLVNDAPLTIGDWSPQNSDGQFDGPMSLRRALAKSKNLVSIRLVQMMGVGNARQWVSRFGFEADRHPDNLTLALGAGSVTPLQMAAGYSIFANGGFRVDPVVIERIVGSNGKVLFQAPPAPPLSEELRVVPARNVFIVDSLLQEVTRSGTAARAQGTLKRPDLFGKTGTTNDAVDAWFAGFQPGVAAVVWMGYDDPRSLGSRETGGGLSLPVWISYMERALRGVAVQSYVPPEDVVNVGGDWRYSEFAEGGMVRGVGVEVPDPSVAASAASDAAPAASATAPAAPTPVPAPANGAASGLLNGLLSSF; encoded by the coding sequence ATGACCGAGCGCCCTTCTCCCTCCCCGCGTCGCTGGATCGTCGGCTTGGCTTCAGTGCTGGTTGGCTTGGCGCTGGTGTTGACGATGGTCATCGCCGTGGCGGTGGCCCGCTACTACCCCGAGCTGCCTGAGCTGGATCGGGTCACGGAATACCAGCCCCGCTTGCCCTTGCAAGTGTTCACCAGCGACGGCGTCGAAATCGCGCAGTTTGGCTCCGAGCGCCGCCAGTTTTTGCCCATCGAACAAATTCCGCCCATGATGCAAGCGGCGGTGCTGGCGGTCGAGGATGCACGGTTTCACGAACACAGTGGGCTGGATGTGAAGGGCATTGCCCGTGCTGTGTGGGTGAATCTGAGCGGGGGGCGACGCCAAGGGGCCTCGACCATCACCCAGCAGGTGGCCCGGAATTTTTTCCTGTCCTCGCAGCGTACGTTTGAACGCAAGTTCAAAGAAGCCCTGCTGGCCATCAAAATCGAGCAGCAGCTCAGCAAGGATCGCATCCTAGAGCTGTACATGAACCAGATTTACCTCGGGCAACGCGCTTATGGTTTTGGCGCAGCCGCTCAGGTTTACTTTGGCAAGCCGCTCAAAGAATTGTCGGTGGCCGAAATGGCCATGCTCGCGGGGTTGCCGCAAAACCCGGCATTTGCCAACCCCATCACCAATTTGGCCAAAGCCACCACACGGCAACACGTTGTGCTGATGCGGATGCTTGAAACCGGCGCGATCGACCAAGCCGCTCACGACGCAGCCAAAGCCCAAACCCTGCAATTGCAAACCCGCCCCCAAGTGACGGTGCATGCCGAATACGTCGCTGAAATGGCACGCAAGGCGGTATACGAGCAATTTGGAGAGGAAGCTTATACCCAGGGCATCCAGGTTTACACCTCGCTGGTCGCGGCTGAACAACAGGCCGCTTGGAGCGCACTGCGCCGGGGCATTCTGGATCACGAGCGCAAACAAGCCTGGCGCGGCCCCGAAAACCAGGAAGATCTGCCAGACGATCCTGCTGCTGTCGAAGCCGCTGCTGCGCAAATCCTCAAGGAACAGCGCGACGATGAAGATCTGCGGGTGGCCTTGGTGCATCAAGCTGGCCCCCGCGAAATCGTGGCGCAGTTGGCCACGGGTGAGATGGTCAAAATCACCGGCGACGGGCTCAAGCCAGGGCAAACAGGGCTGTCCCCCAAGGCGCCCCCCGCGTTGGCGATCCGCCGAGGGGCCATCCTGCGCCTGACCCAGCACCCCAAAACTGGGTGGCAAATCGCGCAATGGCCGCAGGCACAGGGGGCCATTGTCGCCATGACGCCCGCCACGGGGCGCATCCGAGCGCTGGTCGGGGGGTTTGACTTTACGCGGCAGAAGTTCAACCACGTCACCCAAGCGTGGCGCCAGCCGGGTTCGAGTTTCAAGCCGTTTTTGTACTCGGCCGCGCTGGAGCACGGCATCATGCCCGCGACGCTGGTCAACGATGCCCCGCTCACCATCGGCGACTGGAGCCCGCAAAACTCCGATGGCCAGTTCGATGGGCCGATGAGTTTGCGCCGCGCCTTGGCCAAATCCAAGAACTTGGTGAGCATTCGTCTGGTGCAGATGATGGGCGTCGGCAACGCCCGGCAATGGGTCAGCCGCTTCGGTTTTGAGGCCGATAGGCACCCCGATAACCTCACCTTGGCCCTGGGCGCCGGCAGTGTGACCCCTTTGCAAATGGCGGCGGGTTATTCGATCTTCGCCAATGGGGGCTTCCGTGTCGATCCGGTGGTGATTGAGCGCATCGTGGGCAGCAACGGCAAGGTGTTGTTCCAGGCGCCCCCGGCCCCGCCATTGAGCGAAGAACTGCGCGTCGTGCCAGCGCGCAACGTGTTCATCGTGGACAGTCTGTTGCAAGAAGTCACCCGCAGCGGCACAGCAGCACGGGCACAAGGCACGCTCAAGCGCCCCGACCTGTTCGGCAAAACAGGCACGACCAACGATGCGGTAGACGCTTGGTTCGCCGGATTCCAGCCCGGCGTGGCCGCCGTGGTCTGGATGGGCTATGACGACCCGCGCAGCCTGGGCTCACGCGAGACGGGTGGGGGGCTGTCCCTGCCGGTGTGGATCAGTTACATGGAGCGTGCCCTGCGTGGGGTGGCGGTTCAGAGTTATGTGCCGCCCGAAGACGTGGTGAACGTCGGGGGGGACTGGCGCTACAGCGAGTTTGCCGAGGGTGGCATGGTGCGTGGCGTGGGGGTGGAAGTACCGGATCCGAGTGTTGCCGCCTCTGCTGCATCTGACGCGGCCCCGGCAGCTTCGGCGACCGCACCGGCGGCGCCCACACCGGTTCCTGCACCCGCCAATGGGGCTGCCAGTGGCTTGCTGAATGGGCTGTTATCGTCTTTCTGA
- a CDS encoding CmpA/NrtA family ABC transporter substrate-binding protein: MSTAHDDPYDADRPLRLRCACGQVHGDAVPSCPSDAEQASQRFIERVLVKALFPDDNTRRHFLRAVGRNTARAAIASVLPLASLQAMAQERGPLEKTKLKVGFVPITCATPLIMAHPMGLYRAQGLEVELVRTPGWGAVRERMLKNEYDASHFLSPMPLAMTLGLGSPAMPMNVATIQNINGQAITLANKHKNNRDPHNWKGLRFGIPFEYSMHNFLLRYYLAEAGLHPDKDVQLVIVPPPEMVSQLKAGTIDGFLGPDPFNQRAVFDGVGFIHLLSKQIWDGHPCCAFGVSDAFTAQAPNTFAALYRAIINSSLMASIPQNREAIARAIAPAPYLNQPVEVLTDVLVGKFDDGLGTVRSMPDRASFDPMPWQSMAVWMLTQMKRWGYVKGPVNYQQIAEQVFMLTDAKKQMSQAGWRPPEGGYRKFKVMGKEFDPTQPDAYLSSFSISRSA; this comes from the coding sequence ATGTCCACCGCACACGACGATCCCTATGACGCTGACCGCCCCCTGCGCCTGCGTTGCGCTTGTGGGCAAGTCCATGGCGATGCCGTGCCCTCGTGCCCCAGCGATGCCGAACAGGCCAGCCAGCGTTTCATCGAGCGCGTGCTGGTCAAAGCCTTGTTCCCGGACGACAACACCCGGCGCCATTTCCTGCGCGCTGTAGGTCGCAACACGGCTCGGGCGGCCATCGCCAGCGTGTTGCCCTTGGCCAGTTTGCAGGCCATGGCCCAAGAGCGCGGCCCGCTGGAAAAAACCAAACTGAAGGTGGGTTTCGTGCCGATCACCTGTGCCACGCCTTTGATCATGGCGCACCCGATGGGGCTGTACCGTGCGCAAGGGCTGGAGGTGGAGTTGGTGCGCACCCCCGGGTGGGGGGCGGTGCGCGAGCGCATGCTCAAAAACGAGTACGACGCTTCGCATTTCCTATCGCCCATGCCGCTGGCCATGACCTTGGGCTTGGGCTCACCCGCCATGCCCATGAACGTGGCGACGATCCAAAACATCAACGGCCAAGCCATCACCCTGGCGAACAAACACAAGAACAACCGCGATCCCCACAACTGGAAGGGCTTGCGCTTCGGGATCCCCTTTGAATACTCGATGCACAACTTCTTGTTGCGCTACTACTTGGCCGAGGCTGGGCTGCATCCCGACAAGGACGTGCAACTGGTGATCGTGCCGCCCCCAGAGATGGTCAGCCAACTCAAAGCCGGCACCATCGACGGCTTCCTGGGCCCCGACCCGTTCAACCAGCGCGCCGTGTTCGACGGCGTCGGTTTCATTCACCTGCTGAGCAAACAAATTTGGGACGGCCACCCCTGCTGCGCTTTCGGCGTGAGTGATGCCTTCACCGCCCAGGCGCCCAACACGTTTGCGGCGCTGTACCGGGCGATCATCAACTCCTCGCTGATGGCCAGCATCCCGCAAAACCGCGAGGCCATTGCCCGGGCGATTGCCCCTGCACCCTACCTCAACCAGCCAGTCGAGGTGTTGACGGATGTGCTGGTGGGTAAGTTCGACGATGGCTTGGGCACCGTGCGCAGCATGCCCGATCGTGCATCGTTCGACCCCATGCCTTGGCAGAGCATGGCCGTGTGGATGCTGACGCAAATGAAGCGCTGGGGCTACGTCAAGGGCCCCGTCAACTACCAGCAGATCGCCGAACAGGTGTTCATGTTGACGGATGCCAAGAAGCAGATGTCCCAAGCTGGGTGGCGTCCGCCGGAAGGGGGGTATCGGAAATTCAAGGTGATGGGCAAAGAGTTCGACCCAACCCAGCCCGATGCCTATTTGAGTAGCTTCAGTATCAGCCGCAGCGCTTGA
- the tgt gene encoding tRNA guanosine(34) transglycosylase Tgt yields MLHFDLLKTDGHARRGRLTLNHGVVETPIFMPVGTYGTVKGVLPQSLYDMGAQIILGNTFHLWMRPGLDVMASFGGLHGFENWTKPILTDSGGFQVWSLGEMRKISEEGVKFASPVNGDKLFLTPEVSMQIQTVLNSDIVMQFDECTPYETKGHLTTEKEARSSMELSRRWAQRCITEFERLQNPNALFGIVQGGMFEHLRQESLEALVEMDLPGYAIGGVSVGEPKEDMRRIMAHTPHRLPAHKPRYLMGVGTPEDLVEGVACGVDMFDCVMPTRNARNGHLFTRFGDLKIRNARHKSDHRPIDETCTCYACKGDGHSGGFSRAYLHHLDRCGEMLGPMLATIHNLHYYLNLMTEVRAALDAGTFQQFRQQFAADRARGV; encoded by the coding sequence ATGCTGCACTTCGACCTGCTCAAGACCGATGGCCACGCCCGGCGCGGCCGCCTCACCCTCAACCACGGCGTGGTGGAAACGCCCATCTTCATGCCCGTGGGCACTTACGGCACCGTCAAAGGGGTGCTGCCCCAATCGCTGTATGACATGGGTGCCCAAATCATCCTGGGCAACACGTTTCACCTGTGGATGCGCCCCGGGCTGGATGTGATGGCCTCGTTCGGTGGTTTACACGGTTTCGAGAATTGGACGAAACCGATCCTCACCGACTCGGGTGGCTTCCAAGTGTGGAGCTTGGGCGAGATGCGCAAAATCAGCGAAGAAGGCGTGAAATTCGCCTCGCCCGTCAATGGGGACAAGCTGTTTTTGACGCCCGAAGTCAGCATGCAAATCCAGACGGTGCTGAACTCGGACATCGTCATGCAGTTCGACGAATGCACGCCCTACGAAACCAAAGGCCACCTCACCACTGAAAAAGAGGCCCGTTCCTCCATGGAACTGAGCCGGCGTTGGGCCCAGCGCTGCATCACCGAGTTTGAGCGGCTGCAAAACCCGAATGCGCTGTTCGGCATCGTGCAGGGCGGCATGTTTGAGCACCTGCGCCAAGAGTCGCTGGAAGCGCTGGTCGAGATGGATTTGCCCGGCTACGCCATCGGCGGCGTGAGCGTGGGCGAGCCCAAAGAGGACATGCGGCGCATCATGGCGCACACCCCACACCGCCTGCCCGCGCACAAGCCGCGTTATCTGATGGGCGTGGGCACGCCGGAAGATTTGGTGGAAGGCGTGGCCTGTGGCGTGGACATGTTCGATTGCGTCATGCCCACGCGCAATGCGCGCAACGGCCATCTGTTCACGCGCTTTGGTGATTTGAAAATCCGCAATGCGCGTCACAAGTCGGACCATCGGCCCATCGACGAAACCTGCACCTGCTATGCCTGCAAAGGCGATGGCCACAGCGGGGGATTTAGCCGGGCTTATCTGCACCACCTGGATCGCTGCGGCGAAATGCTCGGCCCGATGCTGGCCACGATCCACAACCTGCACTACTACCTGAACCTGATGACCGAGGTGCGGGCGGCGCTGGATGCGGGCACCTTCCAGCAATTCCGTCAACAGTTCGCGGCGGATCGGGCGCGGGGCGTCTAA
- a CDS encoding glutathione S-transferase family protein — MKMKLIGSLTSPYVRKVRIVLAEKKLDCQFVQEDVWGSDAILAINPLGKIPCLVMESGEVLYDSRVIVEYMDTLSPVGKLIPGSGRERAEVRTWEALADGILDALVAARMEATWSGRTDLQRCQAWIDRQMVRVDAALRTMSRNLGDTPYCTGIHLSLADIAVGCALGYLDFRFPDVSWRGQYANLARLSDRLRARTSFIDTHPTV; from the coding sequence ATGAAAATGAAACTGATCGGCTCGCTCACCAGCCCCTATGTCCGCAAAGTCCGGATCGTGCTGGCCGAAAAAAAGCTGGATTGCCAGTTCGTGCAGGAGGACGTCTGGGGGTCGGACGCCATCCTGGCGATCAATCCATTGGGCAAAATTCCCTGTCTGGTGATGGAATCCGGCGAGGTGCTTTACGACTCGCGTGTCATCGTCGAGTACATGGACACCCTGTCCCCCGTGGGCAAACTCATCCCCGGCAGCGGGCGTGAGCGGGCTGAAGTGCGTACTTGGGAAGCCCTGGCCGACGGCATCTTGGACGCCTTGGTGGCGGCCCGCATGGAAGCTACATGGTCGGGCCGCACCGACTTGCAACGCTGCCAAGCCTGGATTGACCGCCAAATGGTGCGGGTGGACGCTGCCCTGCGCACCATGAGCCGCAACCTGGGGGACACCCCCTACTGCACCGGCATCCACCTGAGCTTGGCCGATATCGCCGTGGGCTGCGCCCTGGGTTACTTGGATTTCCGCTTCCCTGACGTGTCATGGCGAGGCCAATACGCCAATCTGGCGCGCTTGTCTGACCGGCTCAGGGCGCGCACGAGTTTCATCGACACACATCCCACAGTCTGA
- the queA gene encoding tRNA preQ1(34) S-adenosylmethionine ribosyltransferase-isomerase QueA has protein sequence MTAADRLFTLSDFDFELPPALIAQHPAPERSASRLLDGRGAVPVDRVFRDLPQLLAPGDLLVFNDTKVLKARLFGEKHTGGSIEALVERILPPAQGESMARELWAHVRASKSPKPGSVIRLGTDRGPGFEAEVLGRGGPDDALFHLRVAGNAFDLVEQHGHVPLPPYITHGDAAEDERRYQTVFATHLGAVAAPTAALHFDEALLAALAARGVSTARVTLHVGAGTFQPVRTENLADHKMHSEWFDVPQTTVDALRATRAAGGRITSVGTTTLRALESAAWQEMQASGQDLHRARSGETDIFITPGFEFRVVDRLITNFHLPKSTLMMLVSALAGYERVMALYRHAIEARYRFFSYGDAMLLERQG, from the coding sequence ATGACTGCCGCTGATCGCCTCTTCACCCTGTCCGATTTTGATTTTGAACTGCCTCCGGCGCTGATTGCCCAGCATCCCGCCCCGGAGCGCAGTGCTTCGCGCCTGCTGGACGGGCGCGGCGCGGTGCCCGTCGATCGGGTGTTCCGCGACTTGCCGCAACTGCTGGCCCCCGGCGATTTGCTGGTGTTCAACGACACCAAAGTGCTCAAAGCCCGCTTGTTCGGTGAAAAACACACCGGTGGTTCGATCGAGGCCCTGGTGGAGCGCATCCTGCCGCCCGCACAAGGTGAGTCGATGGCCCGTGAGCTGTGGGCGCACGTGCGCGCCAGCAAGTCCCCCAAGCCGGGCAGCGTGATTCGTTTGGGCACCGACCGAGGCCCGGGCTTCGAAGCCGAGGTGCTCGGGCGCGGGGGGCCGGACGATGCGCTGTTCCATCTGCGCGTGGCCGGCAATGCGTTCGATCTGGTCGAACAGCATGGCCATGTGCCCTTGCCGCCCTATATCACCCACGGGGACGCAGCCGAGGACGAGCGCCGCTACCAAACCGTGTTTGCCACCCACCTCGGGGCGGTGGCGGCGCCGACGGCGGCCTTGCATTTTGACGAAGCGTTGCTCGCGGCCCTGGCGGCGCGTGGGGTGTCCACCGCGCGGGTGACGCTGCATGTGGGCGCAGGCACCTTCCAGCCGGTGCGCACCGAAAACCTGGCCGACCACAAAATGCACAGCGAATGGTTCGACGTGCCCCAAACCACGGTGGACGCCCTCCGCGCCACCCGTGCGGCGGGCGGGCGCATCACCTCGGTGGGCACGACGACGTTGCGGGCGTTGGAGTCCGCTGCATGGCAGGAGATGCAGGCCAGCGGCCAAGACTTGCACCGCGCCCGCTCCGGCGAGACGGACATTTTCATCACCCCCGGATTTGAGTTTCGCGTGGTCGATCGGCTCATCACCAATTTCCACCTGCCCAAAAGCACGCTGATGATGCTGGTGAGTGCGCTGGCGGGTTACGAGCGCGTCATGGCCTTGTACCGCCACGCCATTGAGGCGCGCTACCGTTTCTTCAGCTATGGGGACGCGATGCTGCTGGAGCGTCAGGGGTGA